The following are encoded together in the Mumia sp. Pv4-285 genome:
- a CDS encoding ATP-binding protein, with the protein MSRASSSGVVVLTGPSGSGKSRVAERSGLPVVRLDDFYRDGDDPALPMTVFGDTEIVDWDDVGSWDMLAACDALEQLCTTGTVDVPVYDIASSRRTGTRTLTLGDATTVAAEGLFAHAVVAELARRGLLADAICVRHHRMVTFVLRLVRDLREKRKPLPVLLRRGWHLMREEPAVVAEAVEHGCRPMTPRRAERHVAVVVAATRDRRPRDV; encoded by the coding sequence GTGAGCAGGGCATCCTCCAGCGGCGTCGTCGTCCTCACCGGCCCCTCGGGCTCCGGGAAGTCGCGCGTCGCCGAACGCAGCGGCCTGCCGGTGGTCCGGCTCGACGACTTCTACCGTGACGGCGACGACCCCGCTCTGCCGATGACGGTCTTCGGAGACACCGAGATCGTCGACTGGGACGACGTCGGATCCTGGGACATGCTCGCCGCCTGCGACGCGCTCGAGCAGCTGTGCACGACGGGGACCGTGGACGTGCCCGTCTACGACATCGCGTCGAGCCGACGTACGGGGACGCGCACGCTGACGCTCGGCGATGCGACGACCGTCGCCGCCGAGGGGTTGTTCGCGCACGCCGTGGTCGCGGAGCTCGCCCGCCGCGGTCTGCTCGCCGACGCGATCTGCGTCCGGCACCACCGAATGGTGACGTTCGTCCTGCGGCTGGTGCGCGACCTGCGTGAGAAGCGCAAGCCGCTGCCGGTGCTGCTGCGGCGCGGCTGGCACCTCATGCGCGAGGAGCCGGCCGTGGTCGCCGAGGCGGTCGAGCACGGCTGCCGGCCGATGACGCCCCGCCGTGCTGAACGCCACGTCGCCGTGGTCGTCGCTGCCACCCGAGACCGCAGGCCGCGCGACGTCTGA